Below is a window of Mycobacterium sp. 050128 DNA.
GGTGCCCAGCATCAATGCGTTCACCGCGCAGCTCAGCGCCGGCGTCCGGCAGTACAACGAAATGGTCACCGCCGCAGCGCAATTGGTTTCCTCGGCGAACGGTGACGGGTTAGCCGATGCGCACCAGCGCTACCGTGCCGAGCTGGTCGAGGCTACCGATCGCCTGACCGGCTGGGCCCAGGCGTTCGACGAACTCGGCGGATTACCGCGTCGTTAGAACGACGCTTTGAGCGACGGCAATACCAGCGCCGCCACCCCGCGCAGCAACGCCTTAGTCATGTCGAAGAAGTCAAAGTAGTCCCGCCACAACGTGATTCGCCCGTTGTGGACCTCGAACACGCCACACACCCAGAACTGCAGGCGCAGCGGGCCCAGGATCAGCGCATCGCTGCGCTCGGTGAGCACCGCGGCGCCGTCGGCGGCAATGCGGTGAATCTTCACCTCGAACCCCGCGCGACCGTCCATGCGGCGGAACAGCTTCATGGCGCGGGCGCGGCCGTGGATCGTCGGCAATCCGACGTTTTCGTAGACGAGGTTGTCGTCCAGCGAGGCATCCGCGGTGTCGAAGTCCGCGTCCATCAGGGCGTTCAGAAAAGTCTCGACCGTGCGCGTGTTCGCGACGGCTGTTCCAGTCAGCTCGGTCATGGGTGCCAGCGTAGGCGCGCGCCCGTTGGGCGCTGTGGCAGGGTAAGGCGGTGCGAGTCGCGGTGGTCGCCGGGCCGGATCCCGGGCACTCGTTTCCCGCGATCGCGTTGTGTCAGCGCTTCCGGGACGCGGGCGATGAGCCGACCCTGTTCACCGGCGAGGAATGGCTGCAGCCAGCCCGCGACGTCGGCATCGGGGCGCGCGCGCTCGACGGGCTGGCCGCGACCGACGAGGACCTCGACGCCGGGGCCCGACTCCACCGGCGCGCGGCCCGAATGGCGGTGCTCAATGTTCCGGCGCTGCGCGACCTGGCGCCCGACCTGGTGGTGTCCGACGTCATCACCGCCGGTGGCGGGATGGCCGCCGAGCTGCTCGGGATCCCGTGGATCGAGCTGAACCCGCACCCGCTGTACCTGCCGTCCAAAGGATTGCCGCCGATCGGCAGCGGGCTGGCGCCGGGTACCGGCGTTCGCGGCCGGCTGCGCGACGCCACGATGCGGGCGCTGACGGCACGGTCGGTGCGCGCGGGTCTGCAGCAGCGCGAGATCTCCCGGGCCGAGATCGGCCTGCCGGCGCGCGATCCCGGGCCGCTGCGACGACTGATCGCCACGCTGCCCGCACTGGAGGTGTCCCGCCCGGACTGGCCGGCCGAGGCCGTCGTCGTCGGGCCGCTGCACTTCGAGCCGACCGATCGCATCCTCGAGGTCCCGGCCGACTCCGGGCCGGTGATCGTCATCGCGCCGTCGACCGCCTTGATCGGGACCGAGGGTCTGGCCGAAGTCGCGCTGGGGTGCCTGACGCCGGGCGAGACGTTGCCGGCGGGCTCGCGCCTGCTGGTGTCGCGGCTGGACGGACCGGATCTGGCGGTGCCGCCGTGGGCGGTCGTCGGGCTGGGTCGACAGGACGAGCTGCTCTCGCATGCCGACCTGGTGATCTGCGGCGGCGGCCATGGCATGGTGGCCAAGACGCTACTGGCCGGGGTGCCGCTGGTGGTGGTTCCCGGCGGCGGGGATCAGTGGGAGATCGCCAACCGGGTGCGGCGACAGGGGAGCGCGCGGCTGATTCGGCCGCTGACCGCCGATGCGCTGGTGGAGGCGGTCAACGACGTGTTGTCGACGCCGGGCTACCGGGAGGCTGCGCGCACCGCCGCCTCCGGCATCCATCGCGTCGCCGACCCGGTTCGGGTTTGCCACCAAGCGCTGGCGCTCGCGAAATAGCCGGGCTCGGTATGTTGGCTGGCGTGCGGCTGACGGAGTTCAACGAGCGCGTAGTGCTGCGATTCGGCGCCGCCTACGGCGCATCGGTACTGGTAGATCACGTGCTGCCGGGTTTCGGCGGCCGGACCGCCGCGCAGGCGATCGAGGACGGCATCGAACCCCGCGACGTCTGGCGGGCGTTGTGCGTCGACTTCGACGTGCCGCGCGAACAGTGGTGAGCTCTTAGCTCACCGGCTCTCCGTTGAGTGCGCACCTCGAGCGCCTTACCCCCGCACTCGCCGCCTGGGAGGCACACTCAACGCCCGGGAGGCACACTCAACGCCGGGTCGAGCGCGGTGCCTGGGGAAACACGCAGTCACCGCACACCGATCGCCCGGGCAGGCGATAGAACAGGCAGCAGCTGTCGCGCGTGAAGCCCAGGTGTGAGCCGGTGATGGCGCCGGATCCGGACAGCACGCCGGTGTCCAGCAGGGATGCGGTGATCTCGACGATCCGCGCACGCAGGTCCGGTCGGGCCGCGAGCAGCGCCCGTGACGCGCCGACGAGCGCGGACGCGATGTTGCCCGCCAGCAGGGCGGGCGCCAGTGTGACCCGCAAGCCGGCCGCGAACGGCTGCATATGCTGTTGCACCACCAGGCGATACGACTCGGCCGCGATGTCCTCGACCGGCTCTCCGATGGGCTCGGGTAGGCGCAGCTGCGCCCCGTCGTCGGCACGTTGCAGGTGTTGCAGGTCCGGGACGACGCCGTGGGCCAACGCGCAGGCCAGCACCGGTGACCACAGCCGGGTGGCGTGGCCGAGGTGGACCAGGGAGGCGCCGATCCGCAAGTCCGTCGTGTGGTAGCGCTTGGCTGTGGTGTCGATCAAACCCGCAAAGCCGTCGCCGTAGTCCTGGCGGACCGGGTGCCAACCTGGCGCCCCGCCGCCCACGGTCAGTGCGAAAAACCCTTTGTAGGAAGATATTTCGGCAAGCTCGCCGGAGATATCCATGCGTGCGCATCCGGCCTCTCTGGGGAGGTCCGCCCCAGCGTCTAGTGAGGAAGCGCCGGCGGTGAGTATCTGGCTCGCGGGGCAAGAATGCGCCCGATCACAGTGGCGGGACCGCACCGGATTCGCACCGGTTTCCTCTTCATGCAGGCCCGTCGGCACCCTGTCGGTAGCCGATATTGCCACACGCAACCGCCTACGGCGTGTCAAACTTGATTCGAACAGGTGTTCGTCTACCGTGGTGATCACGCGAAGAAGACGACTTGTCGGTGGCCATCTCTAGTGTCACGGCCAACCGACCGATAACGGTCAGAAGAACACCGACTATAGGAGAGCACCATGGTGCAAGCCCCCGACCGCGAGAAGGCTCTCGAACTGGCGATGGCCCAGATCGAGAAGAGCTATGGCAAAGGCTCGGTGATGCGTCTCGGCGACGAGCAGCGTCAGCCGATCTCGGTCATTCCGACCGGATCCATCGCATTGGACGTGGCTCTGGGCATCGGCGGACTGCCACGCGGCCGGGTCGTGGAGATCTACGGCCCGGAATCCTCGGGTAAGACGACCGTCGCCCTGCACGCGGTGGCCAACGCTCAGGCCGCCGGGGGTGTCGCGGCGTTCGTCGACGCCGAGCACGCTCTGGACCCGGACTACGCCAAGAAACTCGGCGTCGACACCGATTCCCTGCTGGTCAGCCAGCCCGACACGGGGGAGCAGGCCCTCGAGATCGCCGACATGCTGATCCGCTCCGGCGCCCTGGACATTCTGGTCATCGACTCGGTGGCCGCATTGGTGCCGCGCGCGGAACTCGAGGGCGAGATGGGTGACAGCCACGTCGGGTTACAGGCCCGGCTGATGAGCCAGGCGCTGCGGAAAATGACTGGCGCACTGAACAATTCGGGGACCACCGCGATCTTCATCAACCAGCTCCGTGAGAAGATCGGGGTGATGTTCGGCAGCCCCGAAACCACCACGGGTGGAAAGGCTTTGAAGTTCTACGCGTCGGTGCGCTTGGATGTGCGCCGGATTGAGACACTCAAGGACGGCACCGATGCGGTCGGTAACCGCACCCGGGTCAAGGTCGTCAAAAACAAAGTGGCGCCGCCGTTCAAGCAGGCCGAGTTCGACATCCTCTACGGCCGCGGCATCAGCAGGGAGGGGTCGCTGATTGACATGGGTGTGGATCAGGGCTTCATCCGCAAGTCCGGTTCCTGGTTCACCTACGAGGGCGAGCAGCTCGGCCAGGGCAAGGAGAATGTCCGCAACTTCCTGGTGGAGAACGCCGATATCGCGAACGAGATCGAGAAAAAGATCAAGGAAAAGCTGGGCATTGGCGCGGTGCTGACCGATGACGACGTCCTCCCCGCCCCCGTCGATTTCTGAGCCTGCCCGCGAAGAGCAGGCGCGGGCGCTGTGCCTACGCCTGCTCACCGCGAGGTCGCGCACGCGGGCCGAGTTGTCCGGCCAGCTCGCTAAACGCGGGTATCCCGGCGACGTCAGTGCTCGGGTGCTCGACCGGCTCGCCGCCGTCGGGCTGGTGGACGACCGAGACTTCGCCGAGCAGTGGGTGCGGTCCCGGCACACCAGGGCGGGAAAAAGCAGGCGTGCGTTGGCCGCCGAATTGCACACCAAGGGCGTCGACAAAGAGGTCATCAACACCGCACTGGCCGGGATCGACGCCGGTGCCGAGCGGGGCCGGGCCGAAGAACTGGTGCGGGCCAAGCTGCGGCGGGAAACGCTGAGCGGGGACGACGCGCGGATCACC
It encodes the following:
- a CDS encoding limonene-1,2-epoxide hydrolase, with product MTELTGTAVANTRTVETFLNALMDADFDTADASLDDNLVYENVGLPTIHGRARAMKLFRRMDGRAGFEVKIHRIAADGAAVLTERSDALILGPLRLQFWVCGVFEVHNGRITLWRDYFDFFDMTKALLRGVAALVLPSLKASF
- a CDS encoding glycosyltransferase, which produces MRVAVVAGPDPGHSFPAIALCQRFRDAGDEPTLFTGEEWLQPARDVGIGARALDGLAATDEDLDAGARLHRRAARMAVLNVPALRDLAPDLVVSDVITAGGGMAAELLGIPWIELNPHPLYLPSKGLPPIGSGLAPGTGVRGRLRDATMRALTARSVRAGLQQREISRAEIGLPARDPGPLRRLIATLPALEVSRPDWPAEAVVVGPLHFEPTDRILEVPADSGPVIVIAPSTALIGTEGLAEVALGCLTPGETLPAGSRLLVSRLDGPDLAVPPWAVVGLGRQDELLSHADLVICGGGHGMVAKTLLAGVPLVVVPGGGDQWEIANRVRRQGSARLIRPLTADALVEAVNDVLSTPGYREAARTAASGIHRVADPVRVCHQALALAK
- a CDS encoding DUF3046 domain-containing protein → MRLTEFNERVVLRFGAAYGASVLVDHVLPGFGGRTAAQAIEDGIEPRDVWRALCVDFDVPREQW
- a CDS encoding (2Fe-2S)-binding protein → MDISGELAEISSYKGFFALTVGGGAPGWHPVRQDYGDGFAGLIDTTAKRYHTTDLRIGASLVHLGHATRLWSPVLACALAHGVVPDLQHLQRADDGAQLRLPEPIGEPVEDIAAESYRLVVQQHMQPFAAGLRVTLAPALLAGNIASALVGASRALLAARPDLRARIVEITASLLDTGVLSGSGAITGSHLGFTRDSCCLFYRLPGRSVCGDCVFPQAPRSTRR
- the recA gene encoding recombinase RecA; the encoded protein is MVQAPDREKALELAMAQIEKSYGKGSVMRLGDEQRQPISVIPTGSIALDVALGIGGLPRGRVVEIYGPESSGKTTVALHAVANAQAAGGVAAFVDAEHALDPDYAKKLGVDTDSLLVSQPDTGEQALEIADMLIRSGALDILVIDSVAALVPRAELEGEMGDSHVGLQARLMSQALRKMTGALNNSGTTAIFINQLREKIGVMFGSPETTTGGKALKFYASVRLDVRRIETLKDGTDAVGNRTRVKVVKNKVAPPFKQAEFDILYGRGISREGSLIDMGVDQGFIRKSGSWFTYEGEQLGQGKENVRNFLVENADIANEIEKKIKEKLGIGAVLTDDDVLPAPVDF
- the recX gene encoding recombination regulator RecX; this translates as MTTSSPPPSISEPAREEQARALCLRLLTARSRTRAELSGQLAKRGYPGDVSARVLDRLAAVGLVDDRDFAEQWVRSRHTRAGKSRRALAAELHTKGVDKEVINTALAGIDAGAERGRAEELVRAKLRRETLSGDDARITRRLVGMLARRGYGQNLACEVVLAELTAERERRRV